The Patescibacteria group bacterium region GCCTATCGTCACAGTATTTTCAAGTCGAAATTAAAAGGTCGCTATTTCATCTATTCAGTCACTTTGAAATTAAGTCGTCGGCCGCAGTTCAAATTAGACTATGGCTCGATTAGAGGAGAATTGGAGTCTCAGGGAATCAAGCGGCCCCAGGCTAAAGATGTAATCAGGGCGATTGAGAAGATACGAAATAGCAAGCTGCCCAATCCGGCAGTCCTGCCTAATGCCGGTTCTTTTTTTCAGAATCCGAGCGTGGATCAAAAAGAATTTGCCCGGTTGGTGAAATTATATCCGGATATCAAGAGTTTTCCCGGACTTAAAGGCAGGGTCAAGATTCCCGCTGGCTGGCTGATTGAAAAGGCCGGTTTTAAAGGGAAGACCTTCGGGCCGGTGCGGATGTATGAAAAACAGGCTTTGGTCCTGGTCAACCAGGGTGGAGCTAGTGCCCAGCAGGTGTTGGGCTTGATGAAAAGAGTCCAAAAGGCCGTTAAGAAAAAATTCGGCCTCGATCTCCAAGCCGAAGTTAATATTATTTAAAATATTTAGCTATAAATCTATGAAGAGAATCTTAGGTACGATTACTATCTTTACTTCCGATCGCCAAGCCAGCTCCAGCGAGATGAATCGCATCTTAACGGAGAACGGCCACTTGATCATGTCCCGTTTGGGCGTGAATGTGCAGAAGGCTTGCGTGGACCATTGTCCCGGCCTGATTATCTTAGCCGTTGAAGGTGAGGACGAAAAAGTGTTCGCTTTAGAGGAAAAATTAAGGGATCTGCCGGAACTAGAGGTGAAGATCGCGGTCATGAGCGAACAGGATTAAGCCCCGATTTAATATTTTAACTGCTGTCAGCCAGTCAGGTTTATTTTTAATTATGAATATCCCTAAGCACATCTTAGATATCTTGCGTCAATTACGAGTCCATCAGCATGAGGCCTATATTGTGGGCGGTTGCGTTCGTGATTTGCTTTTGCAAAAGGAACCGAAAGATTGGGATATCACGACTAAGGCTAAGCCGGAGCAGATCTTGGCCGTTTTTAAGGATGCTAAATATGAAAATGAGTTCGGCACCGTCCTGCTGCCTTGGCGCCACCCAGCTAAAGCGGGGGAAGACAAGGGAGAGTTGGTCGATGTCATTGAGATAACCACCTATCGTAGTGAACAAGGTTATTCTGACCGCCGTCATCCAGACACGGTCCGCTTTGAAACTGAATTAGATAAAGACCTGGAGCGTCGTGACTTTACCATTAACGCCTTAGCCCTAGACCTGTCTGGTGATAAGCCAGTGGTGATCGACCTGTTTGGTGGACAAAAGGATTTAAAAGCTAAGATCATTAGGGCTGTAGGCGAGCCAGCTGATCGATTTAAAGAAGATGCTTTGCGTATGCTCCGAGCCGTCCGCTTCAGCGCCCAGTTAGGCTTTGAGCTCGAAGCTAAGACCCAGCGGGCGATCGTTAAATTAGCCGGCGGCTTGAAGTTCGTTTCCAAGGAAAGGATTAGAGATGAATTTATCAAGATAATCTCTTCTGACCGCCCGGCCGAAGGCCTGCTCTTACTCCATGAATGCAAGCTCTTGCAATATATTATTCCGGAATTGGAACAGGGAATCGGAGTCAACCAGGATAGACATCATATCTATCCGGTTTTCAAGCATAACGTCTTGGCTCTCAAGCATTGTCCGAGCCCAGCTTGGCCGGTGCGTCTGGCCGCCCTTTTTCATGATATCGCTAAACCCAAGACCAGAAAAATTATTAAAGGCGTCGCTACCTTCTATAATCATGAATACCTCGGGGCCAAGATGGTCGATCGAATCATGCTGCGCCTGAAATTTAGCACCCTGGAGCGCGAGCGCGTTGTCAATCTGGTCAGGAACCACATGTTCTATTATAATGTCGGAGAAGTGACGGCGGCCTCCGTCCGGCGGCTGATCGTCAAAGTCGGCCGGGAGAATCTCAAAGACCTGATTGATCTAAGGATCGCTGATCGCTTAGGCTCGGGGACGCCTAAAGCCGTTCCTTATAAGTTGCGCCATCTCCAATACATGTTAGAGAAAGTCCAATCCGACCCGGTTTCCGTCAAGATGCTCAAAATAAACGGTTCGGATTTGATGGAACAGCTGAAAATACCGCCTAGTCCAAAGATTGGAGCGATTTTAGACGTACTACTGAGCGAGGTGATAGAAAATCCAAACTTGAACACTCAAGAATATCTTAGCCATCGCGCCCTAGCGCTAAATAATTTAGACTTAGATGCTCTAAGAGCCCAGGCTAAAGATATTATCTCAGACAAGCAGCAGCAAGATGACCGGCAAATAAAAAAGAATTATAAAGTTTAATCATATAAAACCTATGAAAAAAATTCTTGTCTTCAGCCTTCTATTCGCTTTAGCTTTAAGCTTGTCGGCTTGCACTTCACAGACGATCGATAAGACGGAGCCAGAGCCAAGTTCGCCTCTGATCAACGATGAGAATAACAATAGCGCTGATGCTTTAACAAATAATACAAATACTAAGCAAACGGTCGAAACCCCAGCGGCCGCTACAAGTTCTATGACTAAAAAAAGATTTTTAGATGGCCAGGCTGATCTAGCCGCCACCTACAGTTCGGCCGCGATCGTCACTAACTTAGGCACGATCAAGGTAAAATTCTACGGTGATGATTCGCCTGTAACCGT contains the following coding sequences:
- the murB gene encoding UDP-N-acetylmuramate dehydrogenase, producing the protein MLKILKRVSLAPYTSLKIGPAADFFAIVKTKEDLLEAIFWAKKNKYPIFILGGGSNVLITKPLKALVIKNEIKGIKRKSNYLTALSGEMWSHLVHEAVKAKLYGAENLFLIPGTVGAAPMQNIGAYGVELKDVFHFLTAINLKTGQEKIFDLADCAFAYRHSIFKSKLKGRYFIYSVTLKLSRRPQFKLDYGSIRGELESQGIKRPQAKDVIRAIEKIRNSKLPNPAVLPNAGSFFQNPSVDQKEFARLVKLYPDIKSFPGLKGRVKIPAGWLIEKAGFKGKTFGPVRMYEKQALVLVNQGGASAQQVLGLMKRVQKAVKKKFGLDLQAEVNII
- a CDS encoding HD domain-containing protein — protein: MNIPKHILDILRQLRVHQHEAYIVGGCVRDLLLQKEPKDWDITTKAKPEQILAVFKDAKYENEFGTVLLPWRHPAKAGEDKGELVDVIEITTYRSEQGYSDRRHPDTVRFETELDKDLERRDFTINALALDLSGDKPVVIDLFGGQKDLKAKIIRAVGEPADRFKEDALRMLRAVRFSAQLGFELEAKTQRAIVKLAGGLKFVSKERIRDEFIKIISSDRPAEGLLLLHECKLLQYIIPELEQGIGVNQDRHHIYPVFKHNVLALKHCPSPAWPVRLAALFHDIAKPKTRKIIKGVATFYNHEYLGAKMVDRIMLRLKFSTLERERVVNLVRNHMFYYNVGEVTAASVRRLIVKVGRENLKDLIDLRIADRLGSGTPKAVPYKLRHLQYMLEKVQSDPVSVKMLKINGSDLMEQLKIPPSPKIGAILDVLLSEVIENPNLNTQEYLSHRALALNNLDLDALRAQAKDIISDKQQQDDRQIKKNYKV